GGCCGGCAGGTGCAGGAAAAAGTACAATCGCAAAAATTGTTGCAAAACAATTGGGATTTATATATATTGATACAGGAGCGATGTATAGAGCTGTTGCATTAAAAGCCATAAAAAACAATATAGATACCAAAGATACTGACAAGGTGTGCAGTATACTCCATGATCTGGATATAGATATTAAATACGATAATAATGGACAAGTTGTCTTTCTGGATGGACAGGATGTAACACAAGAAATAAGAACACCTGAGGTTTCGATAGGTGCTTCTAATGTTGCTGCTATTCCTGAAGTAAGAATAAAACTTGTGGAACTTCAGAGAAAGCTTGCAGCTTCAAACAATGTTATTATGGACGGTAGGGATATAGGTACATATGTGCTCCCTGATGCAGACATAAAAATATTTTTAACTGCTTCAGTAGAAGATCGGGCAAAAAGAAGATATGAAGAAATGATAGCAAAAAATTCTTTTTGCAGTCTGGAAGAAGTTAAAAAGGATATTGAATATAGAGATAAAAATGACAGCAGTAGAGCCTTTGCTCCTTTAAAAATAGCAGAAGATGCAGTCGTGATAGATACAACAGGTAATGAATTAGAAGAATCACTAAATATAGTGTTGCAATTAATTAAAGAAAGGTTACAATAATGTTTTACAATATTGTGAAATATTTAATCCAAATAATAGCAAAAATAATATTTCGAATTGAGATAAGGGGACTGCAAAATGTCCCGACACACGGTGCATGTATTATATGCTTTAACCACAAAAGTACATTGGACCCTCCTGTAATAGGCGTTTTCATACCAAGGCAACTGGTCTTTATGGCAAAAGAAGAGTTATTTAAAGTACCGGTTTTAGGCTTTATCATTAAGGCTTTAGGAGCTTTTCCGATTAAAAGAGGTGCCGGAGATGTTTCAGCCATCAAAAATGCTTTAAGTATCCTTAAAGAAGGTAAAGTATTAGCTATGTACCCTGAAGGGACCAGAAGCAAGTCCGGAGATCTCAATCAGGCAAAGCCAGGCGTTGCTCTTATTGCGACCAGAGCGAAAGTACCTGTTGTACCTGTTGGAGTTACCGGTGAGTATAAATTATTTCATAAATTATTGATCAATATAGGGAACCCAATTGTGCTAGAAGAATATTATAATCAAAAATTATCAATGAATAAGTTACAGGAAATCAGTAATGATATAATGAATCAGATTAAAGAACTTATGGAGGTTAATTAATTTGGAATTTATAATTGCGGAAACCGCTGGTTTTTGTTTTGGAGTTAGCAGAGCAATTGATACCGTGTACGATAATGTTAAGGAATGTAAGACAAAAATTTATACATTAGGGCCGATTATACATAACAAACAAGTAGTTGACGATTTACATTCTAAAGGTGTAGATGCTATAGATTCTATTAAAGACATAAAAGATGAAAAATCAAAAGTCGTTGTACGGACCCACGGTATCGCCAAGGAAGTTTACAACGAGCTTGAAATTAACAATATAGAATATATAGATGCAACATGTCCCTATGTAAGAAAGATACATAAAATTGTAGAGAAACACTATAACGATGGTTACCGGATTATAATCGTCGGGAACCGGGAACATCCGGAAGTAATCGGCATAAACGGCTGGTGCAATAATTCTGCAATCATAGTAGATAACGTTGAAGACGTTAAAGAAAAATTAAAATGCACTGATAAAACTTGTGTAGTTGCACAAACTACCATTAACAGAGAAAAATGGGATGATATTACCCGGTATATTAAAAGTCATTGTCAAGAAGCTCTAATTTTTGATACGATATGCAGTGCTACAAATTTAAGACAATCGGAAGCGGAGAAGATTGCAAAACAGGTAGACATAATGTTAGTAATCGGAGGCAAGCATAGTTCTAATACACAAAAATTGGCTGAAATATGCAGCCGATATTGTAAAGATACTTATCACATAGAAACCTTTGAGGAACTTCCTCAAAATTTAAATCTCTCTGATAAAAAAATTGGAATTACTGCCGGTGCTTCTACACCGGCGTGGATAATAAAGGAGGTAATTAACAAAATGACAGAAAAAGAAAATTTAAAAACAAATGATGCTGAAATGAGTTTTGCTGAAGCATTCGAACAATCTCTAATAACTTTAAATACAGGTGATATAGTTAAGGGTACTGTAATTGGAGTTTCTAACAATGAGGTGTATGTTGATCTTGGATTTAAGTCTGATGGAATCATTCATATCAGCGAACTGACGGATGACCCCTCCGTAAGCCCTGAAGATATTGTAAAGGTTGGAGATGAAATCGAAGTATTTGTTGTACGAGTGGATGATGGAGAAGGAAATGTTTTATTATCCAAGAAAAAGTTAGATTCAATTAAAGGTTGGGAAATGATTGAATCCTCTTTTAACAACAAAGCGACTGTTAAAGGTAAAGTCATTGAAATTGTTAATGGCGGTATTATTGTACTTGTTAATGGCATCCGTGTATTTGTTCCTGCTTCACAGGTCAGTGATAGATATGTATCCGACTTAAACGGATTTTTAAAACAAAATGTTTCCCTTCATATTATAGATCTGAATAAAAAGAAGAAAAGGGCAGTTGGATCTGTAAGGGCAGTTATTGAAGAAGAAAAAGAAAAGAAGGCGGAAGAATTCTGGAACAATGTTGAGGTAGGCAAAAGGTACAGTGGAGTAGTCAAAAAGCTGACTGACTTTGGTGCGTTTGTTGATCTCGGTGGTGTTGACGGTCTTATTCATATTTCCGAGCTCTCCTGGAGTAAGATAAAACATCCTTCAGAAGTATTAAAAGAGGGAGATGTTGCCGAAGTATATATTTCCGAATTGGATAAAGAAAAAAAGAGAATATCCCTGGGATTTAAAAAAGCTGAAGACAACCCGT
This is a stretch of genomic DNA from Petroclostridium xylanilyticum. It encodes these proteins:
- the cmk gene encoding (d)CMP kinase, with amino-acid sequence MSTIKIAIDGPAGAGKSTIAKIVAKQLGFIYIDTGAMYRAVALKAIKNNIDTKDTDKVCSILHDLDIDIKYDNNGQVVFLDGQDVTQEIRTPEVSIGASNVAAIPEVRIKLVELQRKLAASNNVIMDGRDIGTYVLPDADIKIFLTASVEDRAKRRYEEMIAKNSFCSLEEVKKDIEYRDKNDSSRAFAPLKIAEDAVVIDTTGNELEESLNIVLQLIKERLQ
- a CDS encoding bifunctional 4-hydroxy-3-methylbut-2-enyl diphosphate reductase/30S ribosomal protein S1; translation: MEFIIAETAGFCFGVSRAIDTVYDNVKECKTKIYTLGPIIHNKQVVDDLHSKGVDAIDSIKDIKDEKSKVVVRTHGIAKEVYNELEINNIEYIDATCPYVRKIHKIVEKHYNDGYRIIIVGNREHPEVIGINGWCNNSAIIVDNVEDVKEKLKCTDKTCVVAQTTINREKWDDITRYIKSHCQEALIFDTICSATNLRQSEAEKIAKQVDIMLVIGGKHSSNTQKLAEICSRYCKDTYHIETFEELPQNLNLSDKKIGITAGASTPAWIIKEVINKMTEKENLKTNDAEMSFAEAFEQSLITLNTGDIVKGTVIGVSNNEVYVDLGFKSDGIIHISELTDDPSVSPEDIVKVGDEIEVFVVRVDDGEGNVLLSKKKLDSIKGWEMIESSFNNKATVKGKVIEIVNGGIIVLVNGIRVFVPASQVSDRYVSDLNGFLKQNVSLHIIDLNKKKKRAVGSVRAVIEEEKEKKAEEFWNNVEVGKRYSGVVKKLTDFGAFVDLGGVDGLIHISELSWSKIKHPSEVLKEGDVAEVYISELDKEKKRISLGFKKAEDNPWVIAKSKFNLGDVVKCKVVRLVPFGAFVELIPGVDGLIHISQIANKRIGKPADVLSIGQEVEAKIIEMDLDNQKISLSIRELPGTQDIPAEENTADKKEKDEDQRISF
- a CDS encoding lysophospholipid acyltransferase family protein; translation: MFYNIVKYLIQIIAKIIFRIEIRGLQNVPTHGACIICFNHKSTLDPPVIGVFIPRQLVFMAKEELFKVPVLGFIIKALGAFPIKRGAGDVSAIKNALSILKEGKVLAMYPEGTRSKSGDLNQAKPGVALIATRAKVPVVPVGVTGEYKLFHKLLINIGNPIVLEEYYNQKLSMNKLQEISNDIMNQIKELMEVN